The proteins below are encoded in one region of Aquisphaera giovannonii:
- a CDS encoding glycoside hydrolase family 43 protein: protein MNSRCGILALVLVAAAGIPAAARDPLPADGPQGEPEDGLLFTYFVGNGEDGLHLATSEDGYTWRPLGGGRSYLKPQVGKSKLMRDPCLLRGPDGTFQMVWTDSWDSRTIGHASSKDLVHWSEQQAIGVMEHEPQALNCWAPEVTFDERAQRYLIFWSTTIPGRFTETERTGDESYNHRIYGTTTRDFRAFSPTRLLFDGGFNVIDATLLRAEGKFYLIVKDETLKPVKKHLRLAVADTPDGPYTDVSAPFTPSWVEGPSAIRVGEDYLVYFDRYRDHRYGAVRSRDLKHWEDITPRVSFPEGTKHGTVLRVPRRILEGL from the coding sequence ATGAACAGTCGCTGCGGCATCCTGGCACTCGTCCTCGTCGCGGCCGCGGGCATCCCGGCCGCCGCCCGCGACCCTCTCCCCGCGGACGGCCCGCAAGGCGAGCCCGAGGACGGCCTGCTCTTCACCTACTTCGTGGGCAACGGCGAGGACGGCCTGCACCTGGCGACGAGCGAGGACGGTTATACGTGGAGGCCGCTGGGCGGCGGCAGGAGCTACCTGAAGCCGCAGGTGGGCAAATCGAAGCTGATGCGCGACCCGTGCCTGCTGCGAGGGCCCGACGGCACGTTCCAGATGGTCTGGACGGATAGCTGGGACAGCCGGACCATCGGCCACGCCTCGTCGAAGGACCTGGTCCACTGGTCCGAGCAGCAGGCCATCGGAGTCATGGAGCACGAGCCGCAGGCCCTCAACTGCTGGGCCCCCGAGGTAACCTTCGATGAGAGGGCGCAGCGCTACCTCATCTTCTGGTCCACCACGATACCCGGTCGTTTCACGGAGACCGAGCGGACCGGCGACGAGTCGTACAACCATCGCATCTACGGCACGACGACCCGGGACTTCAGGGCGTTCTCCCCCACGCGCCTCCTCTTCGACGGGGGCTTCAACGTCATCGACGCTACCCTGCTGCGGGCCGAGGGGAAGTTCTACCTGATCGTCAAGGACGAGACCCTCAAGCCGGTGAAGAAGCACCTGCGCCTGGCCGTAGCCGACACGCCCGACGGCCCCTATACCGACGTCTCCGCCCCCTTCACCCCGTCCTGGGTCGAAGGCCCCTCCGCCATCCGGGTCGGCGAGGACTACCTCGTCTACTTCGACCGCTACCGCGACCACCGCTACGGCGCCGTCCGCTCGCGCGACCTCAAGCACTGGGAGGACATCACCCCCCGCGTGAGCTTCCCGGAGGGGACCAAGCACGGCACCGTGCTCCGCGTCCCGCGGCGGATCCTCGAGGGGCTCTGA
- a CDS encoding YceI family protein, protein MALYGLDAGQSLFTVQAFAAGVLSFAAHSPRFAARDVLGRIDFDPHRLDDVEMELAVPAGRFELIDRVAPWQRAEIEGRMRGEVLHVERFPEIAYRSRSARGTDIAPGRYAIEIDGELSFHGVTRPQPIRAEIQTLETAARLVGRFHVRPSDHGITPVTALAGAIRLKDELTVSFDLISLQETP, encoded by the coding sequence ATGGCCCTCTACGGGTTGGACGCCGGGCAGAGCCTCTTCACGGTGCAGGCGTTCGCGGCCGGCGTCCTCTCGTTCGCCGCGCACAGCCCGAGATTCGCGGCAAGGGACGTCCTCGGCCGCATCGACTTCGATCCGCACCGGCTCGACGACGTGGAAATGGAGCTCGCCGTCCCGGCCGGCCGGTTCGAGCTGATCGACCGGGTGGCGCCCTGGCAGCGCGCGGAGATCGAGGGGCGGATGCGCGGCGAGGTCCTCCATGTGGAGCGATTCCCGGAGATCGCGTATCGGTCCCGGTCCGCCCGGGGGACGGACATCGCCCCGGGCCGGTACGCGATCGAGATCGACGGCGAGCTGTCGTTCCACGGCGTGACCCGGCCGCAACCGATCCGGGCGGAGATCCAGACCCTGGAGACGGCGGCCCGGCTCGTGGGCCGCTTCCACGTCCGCCCCTCCGACCACGGGATCACGCCCGTGACGGCACTTGCCGGGGCGATCCGCCTCAAGGACGAGCTGACCGTGTCCTTCGACCTCATCTCCCTCCAGGAGACGCCCTGA
- a CDS encoding NAD(P)H-dependent flavin oxidoreductase has product MSLASLLGIERPIIQAPMAGVQGSGLAIAVSEAGGLGSLPCAMLGPDAIRREIEAIRSSTKRPYNVNFFCHTPPTPDDAREAAWREALAPYFEELGLDRATIAPGAGRAPFSHEAADAIEPFRPPVVSFHFGLPAPDLLARVKGWGSKVLSSATTVEEARWLEARGVDAIIAQGAEAGGHRGMFLTGDVATQVGTLALVPQVVAAVEVPVVAAGGVADARGVRAAMALGAAGVQVGTAYLLCPEATTSAMHRAALRSEAARATAITNVFTGRPARGIVNRLMRDLRFMSELAPEFPLAATAVAPLRAAAEGRGSGDFSPLWAGQNASGCREVPAAEITRELAAGL; this is encoded by the coding sequence ATGAGCCTCGCGTCGCTCCTCGGGATCGAACGGCCGATCATCCAGGCCCCGATGGCGGGCGTGCAGGGCAGCGGGCTGGCGATCGCCGTCTCGGAGGCGGGCGGCCTCGGCTCGCTCCCGTGCGCCATGCTCGGCCCCGACGCGATCCGCCGGGAGATCGAGGCCATCCGTTCGAGCACGAAGAGGCCGTACAACGTCAACTTCTTCTGCCACACCCCGCCGACGCCCGACGACGCGCGTGAGGCCGCATGGCGGGAGGCGCTCGCCCCGTATTTCGAGGAGCTCGGGCTGGACCGGGCGACCATCGCCCCCGGCGCGGGTCGTGCCCCGTTCAGCCATGAGGCGGCCGACGCGATCGAGCCGTTCCGCCCGCCGGTCGTGAGCTTCCACTTCGGGCTGCCGGCGCCGGATCTGCTGGCCCGGGTGAAGGGGTGGGGCTCGAAGGTGCTCTCCTCGGCGACGACGGTGGAGGAGGCGCGGTGGCTCGAGGCCAGGGGCGTCGATGCGATCATCGCGCAGGGGGCCGAGGCGGGCGGGCACCGCGGCATGTTCCTGACGGGCGATGTGGCCACCCAGGTCGGGACTCTCGCGCTGGTGCCGCAGGTCGTCGCCGCGGTCGAGGTGCCGGTCGTCGCCGCGGGCGGGGTCGCGGACGCCCGGGGCGTGCGGGCCGCGATGGCCCTCGGCGCCGCGGGGGTCCAGGTCGGGACCGCGTACCTGCTCTGCCCGGAGGCCACGACGAGCGCCATGCACCGCGCCGCACTCCGGAGCGAGGCGGCCCGCGCGACGGCGATCACGAACGTCTTCACCGGCAGGCCGGCACGCGGGATCGTGAACCGCCTGATGAGGGACCTCCGCTTCATGAGCGAGCTGGCACCCGAGTTCCCCCTCGCCGCGACGGCCGTCGCCCCGTTGCGGGCGGCGGCCGAGGGCCGGGGCAGCGGCGACTTCAGCCCGCTCTGGGCCGGTCAGAATGCGAGCGGCTGCCGCGAAGTGCCCGCCGCGGAGATCACGCGGGAGCTGGCCGCCGGCCTCTGA
- the hypE gene encoding hydrogenase expression/formation protein HypE produces the protein MSTPNEESKDDGPGIDAMGSCPVPQSRYDRVVLGHGSGGQLTNELIRLLFLPALDGSGVLSRLEDQATLPFGDADGALGGEGRVGARLAFTTDAFVVQPLFFPGGDIGRLAVHGTVNDLAVGGARPLYLSAAFILEAELPMGDLERVVASMRSACDEAGVALVTGDTKVVGRGRGDGIYIATSGVGLVPAGRSLSIGAARAGDAILVSGTLGDHGIAVMAVREGLEFETDLRSDSAALNGLTERLLEACPGTRCMRDPTRGGLSGSLNELAEASGVGVALEESAIPIRDEVRAACEMLGLDPLYVANEGKLMAVVPAEDADRALEAMRSHPLGRDAAIVGRVTDEDPGLVILRSRIGGRRVVPLLAGEQLPRIC, from the coding sequence ATGAGCACACCGAACGAGGAGTCGAAGGACGACGGGCCGGGGATCGACGCGATGGGCTCCTGCCCCGTGCCGCAGTCGCGATACGACCGCGTGGTGCTCGGCCACGGCAGCGGCGGCCAGCTCACGAACGAGCTGATCCGGCTTCTCTTCCTGCCGGCCCTGGACGGCAGCGGCGTGCTGTCGAGGCTCGAGGACCAGGCCACGCTCCCCTTCGGCGACGCCGACGGGGCCCTCGGCGGCGAGGGCCGGGTCGGCGCCCGGCTCGCCTTCACGACCGACGCGTTCGTCGTCCAGCCGCTCTTCTTCCCGGGCGGCGACATCGGCCGCCTCGCGGTGCACGGGACCGTCAACGACCTGGCCGTCGGCGGGGCGCGGCCGCTCTATCTCTCGGCCGCGTTCATCCTCGAGGCGGAGCTGCCGATGGGCGACCTGGAGCGGGTCGTCGCCTCGATGCGGTCGGCGTGCGACGAGGCCGGCGTGGCGCTCGTCACCGGGGACACCAAGGTCGTCGGCCGGGGCAGGGGGGACGGCATCTACATCGCGACCTCGGGCGTCGGGCTCGTGCCGGCGGGGAGGTCGCTGTCGATCGGCGCGGCGAGGGCGGGCGACGCGATCCTCGTCTCCGGGACCCTCGGCGACCACGGGATCGCGGTCATGGCCGTCCGCGAGGGCCTCGAATTCGAGACGGACCTCCGGAGCGACTCCGCCGCGCTCAACGGGCTGACCGAGCGCCTGCTCGAGGCCTGCCCGGGCACCCGCTGCATGCGCGACCCGACCCGCGGCGGCCTGTCCGGCTCGCTCAACGAGCTGGCGGAGGCCTCGGGGGTGGGCGTGGCGCTGGAGGAATCCGCGATCCCGATCCGCGACGAGGTCCGCGCGGCATGCGAGATGCTCGGGCTGGATCCGCTCTACGTCGCCAACGAGGGGAAGTTGATGGCGGTCGTCCCCGCCGAGGATGCCGACCGCGCGCTCGAGGCGATGCGGTCGCACCCGCTGGGCCGGGATGCGGCCATCGTCGGCCGGGTGACCGATGAGGATCCCGGCCTCGTGATCCTGCGATCGCGGATCGGCGGCCGCCGCGTCGTCCCCCTGCTGGCCGGCGAGCAGTTGCCGAGGATCTGCTGA
- the hypF gene encoding carbamoyltransferase HypF, with the protein MERRAIEVRGTVQGVGFRPFVHGLATRHGLSGSVRNAPGVVLIEVEGEAAELDRFLDAIRDEPPPLAKVDGVSWEGRPLRHEAGFRIEESQIGRDPEGGNGSGGPPILVAPDAATCPDCLAELFDPADRRAGYPFLNCTNCGPRLTIVTGAPYDRARTTMASFPMCPACRAEYEDPADRRFHAQPTACPECGPRLSLLDAVGGPITGDDPLGHFAAAILEGRIGALKGLGGYHLACDARNDAAVAELRRRKHRDEKPFAVMANDIEAAAELAEVSPAEEELLASPARPIVLLRRRQGGADTGAIAEAVAPGNPSLGVMLPYTPLHHLLMRAVGGIPLVMTSGNRSDEPIAYENDAPEQLRGIADLFLAHDRGIHVRCDDSVARVVDGAAVPLRRSRGYAPRPIVLPMDCPVPVLAVGGQLKATFALGRGNQAFLSHHLGDLDHFEAYKAFERDVLLYENLFEVTPECLVHDLHPDYATTRYAEDRARRAGIGRLAVQHHHAHMASAMAEHGLAGSVIGVTFDGTGYGTDGAVWGGEFLVGGYESFRRAAHLRYVPMPGADRAIREPWRMAASHLIDAGVGTGVLEARVPAASLRLVATMLGRRFQSPPTSSAGRLFDAVASSCGIRDVVTYEGQAAVELEWLASRADADGAYPFALDRPADSTGPLVADTRPLIRAVAEDVRRGVPPEKVSRRFHTAMVEMIADVCGRLRALHGPETVVLSGGVFLNALLASEAAATLRHRGFRVHAHRLVPPGDGGLSLGQLAVAAARLRAS; encoded by the coding sequence ATGGAACGACGGGCGATCGAGGTCCGTGGGACGGTGCAGGGGGTGGGCTTCCGCCCGTTCGTGCACGGGCTGGCGACCCGGCACGGGCTCTCGGGCTCGGTCCGGAACGCACCCGGGGTCGTGCTCATCGAGGTCGAGGGCGAGGCGGCCGAGCTGGACCGCTTCCTCGACGCCATCCGCGACGAGCCGCCCCCATTGGCGAAGGTTGATGGCGTCTCCTGGGAGGGCCGCCCGCTGCGGCATGAAGCCGGGTTCCGCATCGAGGAGAGCCAGATCGGGCGAGATCCCGAGGGCGGGAATGGGTCCGGCGGGCCTCCCATCCTCGTCGCCCCCGATGCGGCCACCTGCCCGGACTGCCTGGCCGAACTCTTCGACCCGGCCGACCGCCGCGCGGGGTATCCGTTCCTGAACTGCACGAACTGCGGGCCGCGGCTGACCATCGTCACGGGTGCCCCCTACGACCGCGCCCGCACGACGATGGCGAGCTTCCCGATGTGCCCGGCCTGTCGGGCCGAGTACGAAGACCCGGCCGACCGCCGGTTCCACGCCCAGCCGACCGCCTGCCCCGAATGCGGGCCGCGGCTATCTCTGCTCGACGCCGTGGGTGGGCCGATCACCGGCGATGACCCGCTCGGCCATTTCGCCGCGGCGATCCTCGAAGGCCGGATTGGCGCGCTCAAGGGCCTGGGGGGCTATCACCTCGCGTGCGACGCGCGGAACGATGCGGCGGTCGCCGAGCTGCGGAGGCGGAAGCATCGCGACGAGAAGCCCTTCGCTGTCATGGCAAATGACATCGAGGCCGCGGCCGAGCTCGCGGAGGTCAGCCCGGCGGAGGAGGAGCTCCTCGCATCCCCCGCACGCCCCATCGTACTGCTCCGCAGGCGGCAGGGCGGGGCCGACACCGGGGCGATCGCCGAGGCCGTCGCGCCGGGCAACCCCTCGCTGGGCGTGATGCTGCCGTACACGCCGCTCCATCACCTGCTGATGCGGGCAGTCGGCGGCATCCCCCTCGTCATGACGAGCGGCAATCGCTCCGACGAGCCGATCGCCTATGAGAACGACGCCCCCGAGCAGCTCCGCGGGATCGCCGACCTGTTCCTGGCGCACGACCGGGGCATCCATGTCCGCTGCGACGACTCGGTCGCCCGCGTCGTGGACGGCGCCGCGGTCCCGCTCCGGCGGTCCCGGGGCTATGCCCCCCGCCCGATCGTGCTGCCGATGGACTGCCCTGTTCCTGTCCTCGCGGTGGGCGGACAGCTCAAAGCCACGTTCGCACTCGGGCGGGGCAACCAGGCTTTCCTGAGCCACCACCTGGGCGACCTCGACCATTTCGAGGCCTACAAGGCGTTCGAACGCGACGTACTCTTGTATGAAAACCTCTTCGAGGTCACGCCCGAATGCCTGGTCCATGACCTTCATCCGGACTATGCGACGACGCGATACGCCGAGGATCGTGCCCGTCGGGCCGGAATCGGGCGGCTCGCCGTTCAGCATCATCATGCGCACATGGCCAGCGCGATGGCCGAGCACGGGCTGGCGGGGTCGGTCATCGGCGTGACCTTCGACGGGACCGGCTACGGGACGGACGGGGCCGTCTGGGGGGGCGAGTTCCTCGTCGGCGGTTACGAGTCGTTCCGCCGCGCCGCGCACCTGCGGTACGTGCCCATGCCCGGGGCGGACCGGGCCATCCGCGAGCCCTGGCGGATGGCGGCGAGCCACCTGATCGACGCGGGGGTCGGGACCGGCGTCCTGGAGGCTCGCGTCCCCGCGGCGTCCCTCCGCCTCGTCGCGACGATGCTCGGGCGTCGGTTCCAGTCCCCGCCCACGTCCAGCGCGGGGAGGCTCTTCGACGCGGTCGCCTCCTCGTGCGGCATCCGCGACGTCGTGACCTACGAGGGCCAGGCGGCCGTCGAGCTGGAATGGCTGGCGAGCCGGGCCGACGCGGACGGCGCGTACCCGTTCGCCCTGGACCGGCCGGCCGATTCGACGGGCCCGCTCGTCGCGGACACGCGCCCCCTGATCCGGGCGGTCGCGGAGGACGTGCGGCGGGGCGTCCCTCCGGAGAAGGTCTCCCGGCGATTCCACACCGCGATGGTCGAGATGATCGCCGACGTCTGCGGGCGGCTCCGCGCCCTGCATGGGCCGGAGACCGTGGTCCTCAGCGGCGGCGTCTTCCTGAACGCCCTGCTGGCGAGCGAGGCGGCGGCCACGCTGCGGCATCGAGGCTTCCGCGTCCATGCGCATCGCCTCGTCCCGCCCGGCGACGGCGGGCTGAGCCTCGGCCAGTTGGCCGTCGCCGCCGCCCGCCTCCGGGCTTCGTGA
- a CDS encoding pyridoxal phosphate-dependent decarboxylase family protein yields the protein MTPEEFRAVGHRLIDWIADYREGLADRPVMARTEPGEIKAMLPASPPEQPEGFDAILADVDRILVPGLTLWQHPSFFGYFPSNVSLPSVLGDFLSTGLGVLGLSWQSSPALTELEEVATDWMRQLLGLSEAWSGVIQDTASTSTLVSLLCAREKAAGFAMTRGGLQGEPTPLVVYASSHAHSSVAKAALLAGFGRDNVRAVPHDEAFAMRPDALDAAIRRDLAEGRRPCAIVAGVGTTATTAFDPIAPIAELAREHGLWLHADAAMAGSAMILPECRHLWEGIEGADTIVLNPHKWLGVAFDCSLYYVRDPEHLVRVMSTNPSYLQSSADGRVKNYRDWGIPLGRRFRALKLWFLLRAEGAEALRARLRRDLANAAWLADQVLATPHWRVLAPVPLQTLCIRHEPPGLDGEALDRHTLEWVEAINRSGSAYLTPAVLDGRWMVRVSIGAELTERSHVEILWSKIRRAAGAA from the coding sequence ATGACCCCCGAGGAATTCCGCGCGGTCGGCCACCGGCTGATCGACTGGATCGCCGACTACCGCGAGGGCCTGGCCGACCGCCCCGTGATGGCCCGCACCGAGCCCGGCGAGATCAAGGCCATGCTCCCGGCCTCGCCCCCGGAGCAGCCCGAGGGCTTCGACGCGATCCTCGCCGACGTCGATCGCATCCTGGTGCCGGGCCTGACGCTCTGGCAGCATCCCAGCTTCTTCGGCTACTTCCCCTCCAACGTGTCGCTGCCGAGCGTGCTGGGGGACTTCCTGAGCACCGGCCTGGGCGTGCTCGGGCTCTCCTGGCAATCCAGCCCCGCGCTCACGGAGCTGGAGGAGGTCGCCACGGACTGGATGCGGCAACTCCTGGGCCTCTCGGAGGCCTGGAGCGGAGTCATCCAGGACACGGCCTCGACGAGCACGCTCGTGTCCCTGCTCTGCGCCCGGGAGAAGGCCGCCGGCTTCGCCATGACCCGCGGCGGCCTCCAGGGCGAGCCCACGCCGCTGGTCGTGTACGCGTCGAGCCACGCGCACAGCTCGGTGGCGAAGGCGGCCCTTCTCGCCGGCTTCGGCCGGGACAACGTCCGCGCCGTCCCGCACGACGAGGCCTTCGCGATGCGGCCCGACGCGCTCGACGCCGCGATCCGCCGCGACCTGGCCGAGGGCAGGCGCCCCTGCGCGATCGTCGCCGGCGTGGGGACGACCGCGACGACCGCCTTCGACCCGATCGCCCCGATCGCGGAGCTGGCGAGGGAGCACGGGCTCTGGCTGCACGCCGACGCGGCGATGGCCGGTTCGGCGATGATCCTGCCCGAGTGCCGCCACCTGTGGGAGGGCATCGAGGGGGCCGACACGATCGTCCTCAACCCGCACAAGTGGCTGGGCGTGGCCTTCGACTGCTCGCTGTACTACGTCCGCGATCCGGAGCACCTGGTCCGGGTGATGTCCACCAATCCGAGTTACCTCCAGTCCTCGGCCGACGGCCGCGTGAAGAATTACCGCGACTGGGGCATCCCCCTGGGCCGGCGGTTCCGGGCCCTGAAGCTCTGGTTCCTGCTCCGCGCCGAGGGGGCCGAGGCCCTCCGCGCCCGCCTCCGCCGCGACCTCGCCAACGCCGCCTGGCTCGCCGACCAGGTCCTCGCCACGCCCCATTGGCGAGTCCTGGCCCCGGTCCCCTTGCAGACCCTCTGCATCCGCCACGAGCCCCCCGGCCTCGACGGCGAGGCCCTCGACCGCCACACCCTGGAATGGGTCGAGGCGATCAATCGCTCGGGCTCCGCGTACCTCACCCCCGCGGTCCTCGACGGCCGCTGGATGGTGCGGGTCTCCATCGGCGCGGAGCTGACCGAGAGGTCCCACGTGGAAATCCTCTGGAGCAAGATCCGCCGGGCGGCGGGGGCCGCCTAG